From the Labrus mixtus chromosome 17, fLabMix1.1, whole genome shotgun sequence genome, one window contains:
- the ndor1 gene encoding NADPH-dependent diflavin oxidoreductase 1, with protein sequence MSTPTLLVLFGSQTGTAQDTAQRIGRQAQRRKMKVQVLPLDGYNVANLISESLVVFVCSTTGQGDPPDNMKNFWRFVFRKSLPAGSLSRLDCAVLGLGDSSYPKFNFVAKKLHKRLLQLGASALLPAGLADDQHDLGSDAVIDPWLGSFWVKVFAVYPSLSDVTPLREDEPLPPSYTFHFLDDVNEKTEDRLQSPDVPSQSRPFPCRLVSNRRVTAESHFQEVRLIEFDITGSNIEFTAGDVVMMHPHNSPEDVELFCQMLRLNPEDRFTIRAADNTAVPARLPQPCSVRHLMETYLDIAAVPRRSFFELLSTFSTNELEREKLQEFSSAAGQDDLHGYCNRLRRTALEVLSDFPHTTAELKADYLLDLFPEIQPRSFSIASSLQAHPNRLQILVAVVRYKTKMHKPRTGLCSTWLASLDPEQGETFVPLWVKKGTMKFPKDADTPVIMVGPGTGVAPFMSAVQERSAEGKHGNVLFFGCRSKSKDFYFRSEWEEMTKAGHLTLFTAFSRDQEDKVYVQHRVRGNAQLLWNLIANQNACFYIAGNAKQMPNSVCDALKEVFQQEGGVSSEDAERMLEVMERTGRFQSETWS encoded by the exons ATGTCGACGCCGACTCTGCTGGTCCTGTTCGGGAGTCAGACTGGGACGGCTCAGGACACGGCTCAGAGGATCGGTCGCCAGgctcagaggaggaagatgaaggtTCAAGTTCTTCCTCTGGACGGTTACAACGTG GCCAACCTGATCTCAGAGTCTCTGGTTGTCTTTGTTTGCTCCACCACCGGACAAGGAGACCCTCCAGACAATATGAAG AACTTCTGGAGGTTTGTCTTCAGGAAGTCTTTACCTGCTGGGTCTCTGAGCCGGCTGGACTGTGCCGTGCTGGGTCTGGGGGATTCCTCTTATCCCAA GTTTAACTTTGTGGCAAAGAAGCTTCATAAACGCCTCCTGCAGCTCGGGGCGAGCGCTCTGCTGCCCGCTGGACTGGCAGACGACCAGCACGACCTCGG GTCGGACGCTGTGATCGACCCGTGGCTCGGATCGTTCTGGGTGAAGGTGTTTGCTGTGTACCCGTCTCTGTCTGATGTGACCCCTCTGAGGGAAGATGAACC ACTCCCTCCGTCGTACACTTTCCACTTCCTGGATGATGTGAACGAGAAGACAGAAGACCGGCTGCAGAGTCCTGATGTCCCCTCTCAGTCTCGTCCCTTCCCCTGCAGACTTGTGTCAAACAGACGAGTAACAGCCGAGTCGCACTTTCAGGAAGTGAGGCTCATCGAGTTTGATATCACCGGATCCAACATCGA GTTTACTGCCGGTGACGTGGTGATGATGCATCCTCATAACTCACCTGAGGACGTCGAGCTGTTTTGTCAGATGCTGAGATTAAATCCAGAGGATAGATTCACCATCAGAGCCGCAGACAACACGGCAG TTCCAGCCAGGCTCCCTCAGCCGTGCTCGGTGCGCCACCTGATGGAGACATACCTGGACATCGCCGCTGTGCCTCGCCGCTCCTTCTTCGAGCTGCTGTCCACCTTCTCCACCAACGAGCTGGAGCGAGAAAAGCTGCAAGAGTTCAGCTCGGCGGCCGGACAAGACGACCTGCACGGATACTGCAACCGCCTGCGACGCACCGCGCTGGAG gtgttGTCAGATTTCCCACACACCACAGCAGAACTCAAAGCAGACTACCTGCTGGATCTGTTCCCAGAGATTCAGCCTCGCTCGTTCTCCATcgcctcctctctgcag GCTCATCCAAACAGGCTGCAGATTCTCGTCGCTGTAGTCCGCTACAAAACCAAAATGCATAAACCACGAACAGGTCTCTGCTCCACCTGGTTGGCCTCCCTGGACCCTGAACAAG GGGAGACTTTTGTTCCTCTGTGGGTGAAGAAGGGCACTATGAAGTTCCCTAAAGACGCAGACACTCCTGTGATCATGGTCGGCCCGGGGACCGGTGTGGCTCCGTTCATGTCGGCTGTACAGGAGCGGAGCGCGGAGGGCAAACATG GTAATGTTTTGTTCTTCGGCTGTCGCTCCAAGTCCAAAGACTTCTACTTCAGGTCGGAGTGGGAGGAGATGACGAAGGCCGGACACCTGACGCTCTTCACTGCTTTCTCAAGAGATCAG GAGGACAAGGTGTACGTGCAGCATCGAGTGAGAGGAAACGCTCAGCTTCTGTGGAACCTGATCGCCAATCAAAACGCCTGTTTCTACATCGCAGG gaaTGCCAAACAGATGCCCAACAGCGTGTGTGACGCTCTGAAGGAGGTGTTCCAGCAGGAGGGGGGCGTCTCCTCCGAGGACGCCGAGCGGATGCTGGAGGTCATGGAGAGGACGGGCCGGTTCCAGagtgagacctggtcctga
- the ntmt1 gene encoding N-terminal Xaa-Pro-Lys N-methyltransferase 1 — MGDIAENEGSFYSNAEGYWKEVPPTVDGMLGGYGSISSIDINGSKAFLNKFLGEGEGKTGTGCALDCGAGIGRITKRLLLPLFKTADLVDVTQEFLDKAKTYLGEDGKRVGNYFCCGLQDLVPESGRYDVIWIQWVIGHLTDNHLVEFLRRCQSALQPNGLIVIKDNISYEGVVPDEVDSSVCRDLDIVHSLVGRAGLRIVHEEQQMDFPKEIFQVYTLALR, encoded by the exons ATGGGGGACATCGCAGAAAATGAGGGCAGCTTCTACTCTAATGCAGAGGGCTACTGGAAGGAGGTTCCCCCCACCGTGGATGGCATGCTGGGAGGATACGGCAGCATCTCCAGCATCGACATCAACGGATCCAAAGCTTTCCTGAACAAGTTCCTCGGC GAAGGTGAGGGGAAGACGGGTACGGGCTGCGCTCTGGACTGTGGTGCCGGCATTGGGAGGATCACCAAGCGCTTACTGCTGCCGCTCTTCAAAACCGCTGACCTGGTGGACGTGACGCAGGAGTTCCTGGACAAAGCCAAGACGTACCTGGGGGAGGACGGAAAGAGGGTGGGGAACTACTTCTGCTGTGGACTGCAGGACCTTGTACCAGAGAGTGGGCGCTATGATGTCATCTGGATCCAGTGGGTCATCG GTCACCTGACGGACAATCACCTGGTGGAGTTCCTGCGTCGCTGTCAAAGCGCTCTGCAGCCGAACGGCCTCATCGTGATAAAGGACAATATTTCATATGAAGGCGTGGTCCCTGACGAGGTGGACAGCAGCGTGTGCAGAGACCTGGACATCGTTCACAGTCTGGTGGGCAGAGCGGGTCTCCGCATCGTCCACGAGGAGCAACAAATGGACTTCCCAAAGGAGATCTTCCAAGTCTACACTCTGGCTCTCAGATAG